TGCGAGGTGCGCGTCATGCAATTGCATGACATACTTCTACTGCGCACCTCTGCAATCCTGCCGGAGGCTATATCAGCTGGGAGATTGACTCCCAGCTGATATAACATCTTATTCTTTCCATTATATTATCATATTTTCCATATTAATTCAATACAGTTTCAATATCATTCCGTTTTATTTCCATTTATGTATATAATTCAAGAATGCCTCGGCATTATTGCAACAACAGGCTTTTTAATACCTTATTATTTTATATTCCCTTTTTCGATACTATAATATATATTTTTCAATCGCAGCTGCAACACCTTCATGCCCATTATCCAGTGTTATATCATCTGCTACGCTTTTCACGTCATCAGTTGCATTCCCCATGGCAATTCCAAGTCCTGCTTCTCTTAACATCTCAATATCATTTTCACTGTCTCCAACTGCCATAACTTCATCCATAGTCATTCCAAGATACTCTGCAAGGAGCTTAAGTCCAGAGGCTTTATTTGTGCCAGCTTTTGTAAATTCCAGATTGTTGAATCCTCCGTTAACAACCTTGATATCTGGACATTCTTCCAGATATTCCTGCACTTCCTCCCGGTTCAAAAGTTTATCTTTTTCTTGCTTTTGAAAGTTTAAAGTTGCTTTTTGCATCTTTGCATCACCGTTTTTTAAGTATTCTATCAAATCATTGATTCCTTTTCGATTCTCTTTCATGTGCTGGATCACATAGTCCGGAAGATCCAGATTGTCAATATAAGGATACACCTGAACAGGTGTATAACTGACACCATCTACAAATACATTGATATATATTTCTTTTTTCAGAAGATATTCAAATATCGGAATCATTTTCCCGGAATCCAGATATTTTTCATAGAGACATTTTTTCGTCTTTGCCTCATAAACTGCACTTCCATTTGTCGTGATAACATAATTAATATCTACATTTTTTAACTGATCCCAGGGAATTCCATCATAATCTCTTCCTGATGTCGGCACAACCTCTATTCCTGCCTCTTTTGCCTGATTCATTGCATCAATAGACGCCTGGCTGATTTTTCCGTTATCATCGAATAAAGTTCCATCCACATCCAGGGCCAGAAGTTTAATTGTTCTATTATTCTCTGTCTTTCCCATATTTTACTCCTTATAACCAAACAATTCCCTGAAAATATTATGTTAAAGACAACATCACACATTTTCAAGGAATTGTTTTTATCTTTATTGTTATCTTATCATATACACATAAACCTGATATGGTTTTAATGTAAGATGATTGTTAAATGTATCCGGTGCGTCTCCATAGTTAGAAATAAGCAGGCTGCTCTCCTGTGCCTTCACTTTTTCGTCTACCTGATAGTCGATTTCTTCATCCGTAAAGTTCGCTGCGACAACCAATGATTCGTTCTCACCTTTTCTCAGATACGTATATATTTTTTCGTTTTCGGCATCCAGAAGTTCATACTCACCATCTGTGATTACTGAAACTTCATGACGTAGTTTTACAAGCTTCTGATAATAGTAAAATACAGAATCCGAATCTTCCAGACATTTTTCTGCATTAATCTCTGTATAATTTGGATTCACATCAATCCACGGAATACCTTCCGTAAATCCCGCATGTCTTGTGTCATCCCATTGCATTGGTGTTCTTGCATTATCCCTGGATTTCAGTCTCAAAAGCTCCAGTGTGTCTTTCTCGGAAAATCCCTTTCTACCTGTGAAATCTTTAAAGATATCAATCGCTTCCAGATCTCTGTAATCTTCAATCTTATCAAAAAACGCATTGGTCATTCCCAGCTCTTCGCCTTCAAAAATATATGGTGTTCCCTGCATCATATGAAGCACGGTTCCGAGCATTTTTGCAGAAATAACGCGATACGCCGGACTTTCATTTCCAAATCTTGTTACGGCTCTTGCCTGGTCGTGATTACTCCAGTAGAGACTGTTCCAGCCATTACAAGCATGCATTTTTTCCTGCCACTCAGTCATGACACGCTTTAAGTCGGTAAGCTTTACTCTTGTCTTTGCATATTTTCCATTTTCATCATAATCCAAATGCATATGGTCAAAATGAAAGACCATCTGCAGCTCTTTCTCACCGGCTGCCGTGTATGGGACTGCTTCGTCAGCGCTTGTATGCGGTGCTTCCCCAACCGTCATAATATCATATTTACTCAGTACTTCCCGATTCATTTCTTTCAGATATTCGTGAACTCTCGGACCACTTGCACAGCCTGCATAATAGCTTCCATATGCTTTATTTTGTATGATCGGTCCGTCCGGGAATGTCGGATCCTTGGAGATCAATGTAATAACATCCATGCGGAATCCGTCGATGCCTTTATCCAGCCAGAATCTTAAGATGTCATAGACATCTTCTCTGACCTTCGGATTATCCCAGTTCAAATCCGGCTGCTCTTTTGCAAAACAGTGAAGATAGTACTGATCAACTGCTTCTACATACTCCCATGCAGAGCCACCGAAACTGGATCCCCAGTTATTCGGCACTTCATCTTTCCAGATATAATAGTCATGATATGGATTGTCTTTTGATTTTTTCGCTTCCTGGAACCATTGATGCTGATCGGAAGTGTGGTTCACTACGAGGTCGAGAATAATTTTAATTCCGTGCTTATGTGCCTCTGCAAGAAGTTCGTCAAAGTCTTCCATAGTTCCAAGTGTCGGTTCAATCTGTCTGTAATCTGAAATGTCATATCCGTTGTCTACCTGTGGTGATTGGAAAATCGGATTCAGCCAGATTACATCGATTCCTAGCTTCTCCAGATATGGAAGCTTTTCCTTCAGTCCGTTCAGATCTCCGATTCCATCTCCATTAGAATCCTTAAAGCTCTTCGGATACACCTGATATACAACGCTTTTCTTCCACCAATCCGCTCTATTCATCTTCATCATCTCCATCATCTGCAATTGCATTTACATATTTAATTTCCATTCTTGCCTCTTCCACAATCTGTGCCATACGCTCGGTACTGATATAATCGTCCTGAGGCTCCATAGCAGCCGTAACTGCAAGTGGAAGATTCATTCCGCTGACAATATGAGTATGTGGACGGTTACGGTATTTGAAGAATTTCTGATTAACACTTCCAGATGTCAGATCGGTGAGGACAACCACCTCGTCTTCATCTGCGAATCCATTCATCAGTTCGTCAATCTCTTCCTCCACCGGACGGTTATCTACATAGGCACTTAAAGAAACAACCTCTGTAAGCCCGCCTGTGATAAAATTCAATGTCTCCTTTAATCCATCAGCCATTCTGTGATGAGATGCAATTACAATTACACGTTTCATAATCCATCTATTCCTTTCTCTACTATGCTTTTAATTTTATAGCTCCTGTCTGTATGATAGACAGGAGCCATTTTAGAATATTTATACCGTCAGAATTCCAAAGAATGAACAAACCAATGCAATTACGATAATCAAAAGAATTAATTTTGTAGGTGTCCATTTCTTATTTCCAAGAAGTTTGTAAACCAGTACGGTCAGAAGTACCGGAAGAAGTGCCGGCATAATCTTATCAAGGACATCTGCCTGAAGAGCAAGTTTAACTTCACCGACTTTAAAATTTAGTCCCGTTGTCATCTTAACCGATGTCGCGATCAGCGCACCGACAACGCTCAGTCCCATAATAGAGGCTGCCTCGGTAAATACTGCCAGTCGCTTTCCAAGATTTGTAATCAGCTTTGTTCCAGAAGTATAACCAACTTCAAATAATTTTGATTTCACAAACCAGAACAGAATGTTGCAGATAAACCATACAATTGCTCCAAGCGGGTTGCCCTGCTGTGCCATATATCCTGATATAGATCCCATAATTGTCGGCCACAATACCCAGATCAATGTGTCGCCGACTCCGGCAAATGGTCCCATAAGACTTGTTTTTAATGATTGTACTGTCTCTTTTGCTTCAATTCCGTCTTTTTCTTCAATGGCAAGTGTTGCTCCTAAGATGACACTGGACATAGCTGTTGTTGAATTGTAGTAGTTAAAGTGGTTATTTAACGCTGCTTTATATTCTTCATCATCTTTGTAAATCTTGCGAAGTACCGGTGCCATCGCCCAGGCAACTGCCGGTCCCATCTGAGATTCATAGTTGAAAATGTTACATGCCATGAAGTTATATCTTGCTGCTGTTCTTCTAAGATCGCGTTTTGTTACTTTATATCTTCCATCTGCAGTCTGCTCTACCGGAGTCTGCGTATTTTTCTGATTTACTGTATTCATCTCATTACTCATCGAAATCATCTCCCATCTCTTCTGTTACTGTATTTGCTGCTACAGTTACTGCCTCTGTCGCATCTGATTTTCTAAGCTCTGTTGTAAAATACCAGAAAGCTGCAGCAAATCCTACAATTGCAATTCCAAGTACCGGTACATTTAAATAAGCGGAAAGTACAAATCCGATTAATATAAATGGAAGGAATTTCTTTACCGGCATGTAACGCATCAACATTCCGATTCCGACTACCGGAAGCATTCCTGCTGCTATTGAGAGTCCATTTGTTACCCACTCTGGAATAAATTTTAAAATAAAGTTTACTACATTCGCACCAAAGCATACGACAATAATGGTAGGAATCACTGTCTGGAGGGAACAGATTGCAGGTCCAAGCCATGCCTCACGGTTCATTCTGCCCCATTTTCCTGCGTTATTATCATTCTGCATCTTATGCGCTACAAAGTTATTTACAATTCTTACAACAACTTCTAACTGAATCGCAAGAAGTCCTACCGGAAGTCCGACTGCCAGCGCTGCATCTGTCCCTGTTCCGGTACGGACTGCAATAAATGTACCGATAATGGTCGCAAGTCCGTAGTTCGGAGCAGATGCTCCACCAAGCGCTGCAACACCAAGGGACATTAACTGGAAGGTACCACCAATTACAAGTCCTGTATTCATATCTCCCATAATCAGTCCTGAAATCATTCCAACAATTACTGAGAACCAGGAAAGTACGACCGGTCCATTCTGGTCAATGGTCATATAACCTGCTAAAATCACGATTAATATATCCTGTATTACTGTCATAATTTTTCACCTCAAACTCTATTTTCTAACCTTTAATCTGTTTTTTATAATGTTTCTTAGTATGCTTCCTCTGCATCTGTCGGCACATACTGAATAACTACCGGAACCCCTTTGTCTTTGATTGTCTGAAGATCTGCTCTCTCTTTATCATTCAGGGCAATGAACTTTGTAACTGCCTCTCTTCCATCTTCGTTGAACATGATTCCAAGATCAACCTTTGGAATTTCAACTCCACCTTCCATCAATTTGATCAATGTCTCTGGCTCTTTCACAAGAACCAGAACTCTCTGTCCATCATATTTTCCGGCTTTGAAGTTTGTGATTGCTGTCTCTGTACTGATAACGGAAACTCCTGTTCCTGCAGGTTTTGCCATTCTCATGCTGGCTTTAATATCATCGTTATTGCAGAGCACATCGTCTACAACCATAAATCTCTTTACCTGAAGTGCCGGTGCCCACTGATTTACTACCAGTCCGTGAATAAGTCTCTGATCAATTCTTGCTAATACTACCATTTTGTTCTCCTCCTGATTTCTTTACATTTTAATTTTTGTTTTTCATTGGTATCGATACCAATTTAGTTTCAAAATTTACCAGCACATCATTTTCTTAGTAATATTCTAATTCGATATGCTGGTTTTTTATTGTTATGACTTTTCTATGCTGACTGTCTGATGACCAATTCCAGTTCTAATTCTTTTCTAACTGTATCATCTGGTTCCTCTGAAAGCTGCCTGATAATCTCTTTTGCTGCGAGCATTCCTTCGTCCTGCACTGGTTGCCGAATCGTCGTCAGCGGGATTGGTAACAGTGACGCAATCGGCTGATCATCCACACCTACGATTGCCAAATCCTCTGGAACTTTAATCCCCTGATTTATAGCTTCTGTAAGAATTCCTGCTGCCACCTCATCACTTCCTGCAATGATTGCATCTGGACGGTTCTCCCTTTTTAGTATCTCTTCGAGAATTCTTCTACCATCGTCCATGGTCTTTGCTCTCGTAAAATTGAGATTTGGATCTGCTGTCATTCCATGTGCTGCGAGTGCTTCTATATAGCCACTGTAACGGTCACTGTCAATATTCATTCCATTCGGCTGATGCATCACCCCGCGGCTTCCTGTACAGTAGGCAATTTTCTGATAATTCTTTCCAATCAGATATTCTGTTGCTTTATAGAAACCTTCATACTGTCTTGCACGCACCGTAGAAATGCTTGTATCTTCGTTGTATTCATTGCATACAACCACTTTTCCATATTGCTCATAGGATCTGATCTTATCCCAGTCATTCTCAATCGCACAGAGGATAATTCCATCTGCATGATGCATACGCACCAGCTCCATTGCTTCTTCCTCTCGTTCCTTCTCTCCGAATGTCTGAGTAATCAGTGTTCTGTAATTGTACTTCCGGCATGTTCTCTCAATAGAATCAACCAGATATGCAAAGAAGCTGTTCGTGATACTCGGAATGGATACTGCAATATTTCCTGATCCTGATCCTCTCATCTGCCTTGCTGCCTGCAGTGGACTATAACCAAGTGCGTCCATTGCTTCTTTTACTTTCCGTTTCTTCTCTTCTGAGACATGAGGTTTATTATTAATAACTCTGGAGACTGTTGATACTGATAATCCTGACAGTCTGGCCACGTCTGATATCGTTGCCAATTTTTTGTCTCCTTTCATTCTTCCTTGTTTTTCTTTTCACCTACAGAATAATCCTGTTTTTTTAATTTGTCAAAAGCTTTTTTGGTATCGTTACCAATTTTAGTAATGTGAACAAATTTACATTTTTAAATTTGTATAGTTTGCATAGTCCGCAGTTGTAAAAGAAGTATATCATGCAATTGCATGACATACTTCTACTGCGCACCTCGCAGCAA
The sequence above is drawn from the Dorea formicigenerans genome and encodes:
- a CDS encoding Cof-type HAD-IIB family hydrolase produces the protein MGKTENNRTIKLLALDVDGTLFDDNGKISQASIDAMNQAKEAGIEVVPTSGRDYDGIPWDQLKNVDINYVITTNGSAVYEAKTKKCLYEKYLDSGKMIPIFEYLLKKEIYINVFVDGVSYTPVQVYPYIDNLDLPDYVIQHMKENRKGINDLIEYLKNGDAKMQKATLNFQKQEKDKLLNREEVQEYLEECPDIKVVNGGFNNLEFTKAGTNKASGLKLLAEYLGMTMDEVMAVGDSENDIEMLREAGLGIAMGNATDDVKSVADDITLDNGHEGVAAAIEKYIL
- a CDS encoding glycoside hydrolase family 13 protein, translating into MNRADWWKKSVVYQVYPKSFKDSNGDGIGDLNGLKEKLPYLEKLGIDVIWLNPIFQSPQVDNGYDISDYRQIEPTLGTMEDFDELLAEAHKHGIKIILDLVVNHTSDQHQWFQEAKKSKDNPYHDYYIWKDEVPNNWGSSFGGSAWEYVEAVDQYYLHCFAKEQPDLNWDNPKVREDVYDILRFWLDKGIDGFRMDVITLISKDPTFPDGPIIQNKAYGSYYAGCASGPRVHEYLKEMNREVLSKYDIMTVGEAPHTSADEAVPYTAAGEKELQMVFHFDHMHLDYDENGKYAKTRVKLTDLKRVMTEWQEKMHACNGWNSLYWSNHDQARAVTRFGNESPAYRVISAKMLGTVLHMMQGTPYIFEGEELGMTNAFFDKIEDYRDLEAIDIFKDFTGRKGFSEKDTLELLRLKSRDNARTPMQWDDTRHAGFTEGIPWIDVNPNYTEINAEKCLEDSDSVFYYYQKLVKLRHEVSVITDGEYELLDAENEKIYTYLRKGENESLVVAANFTDEEIDYQVDEKVKAQESSLLISNYGDAPDTFNNHLTLKPYQVYVYMIR
- a CDS encoding PTS sugar transporter subunit IIA, whose translation is MKRVIVIASHHRMADGLKETLNFITGGLTEVVSLSAYVDNRPVEEEIDELMNGFADEDEVVVLTDLTSGSVNQKFFKYRNRPHTHIVSGMNLPLAVTAAMEPQDDYISTERMAQIVEEARMEIKYVNAIADDGDDEDE
- a CDS encoding PTS system mannose/fructose/sorbose family transporter subunit IID, translated to MSNEMNTVNQKNTQTPVEQTADGRYKVTKRDLRRTAARYNFMACNIFNYESQMGPAVAWAMAPVLRKIYKDDEEYKAALNNHFNYYNSTTAMSSVILGATLAIEEKDGIEAKETVQSLKTSLMGPFAGVGDTLIWVLWPTIMGSISGYMAQQGNPLGAIVWFICNILFWFVKSKLFEVGYTSGTKLITNLGKRLAVFTEAASIMGLSVVGALIATSVKMTTGLNFKVGEVKLALQADVLDKIMPALLPVLLTVLVYKLLGNKKWTPTKLILLIIVIALVCSFFGILTV
- a CDS encoding PTS mannose/fructose/sorbose/N-acetylgalactosamine transporter subunit IIC, giving the protein MTVIQDILIVILAGYMTIDQNGPVVLSWFSVIVGMISGLIMGDMNTGLVIGGTFQLMSLGVAALGGASAPNYGLATIIGTFIAVRTGTGTDAALAVGLPVGLLAIQLEVVVRIVNNFVAHKMQNDNNAGKWGRMNREAWLGPAICSLQTVIPTIIVVCFGANVVNFILKFIPEWVTNGLSIAAGMLPVVGIGMLMRYMPVKKFLPFILIGFVLSAYLNVPVLGIAIVGFAAAFWYFTTELRKSDATEAVTVAANTVTEEMGDDFDE
- a CDS encoding PTS sugar transporter subunit IIB, encoding MVVLARIDQRLIHGLVVNQWAPALQVKRFMVVDDVLCNNDDIKASMRMAKPAGTGVSVISTETAITNFKAGKYDGQRVLVLVKEPETLIKLMEGGVEIPKVDLGIMFNEDGREAVTKFIALNDKERADLQTIKDKGVPVVIQYVPTDAEEAY
- a CDS encoding LacI family DNA-binding transcriptional regulator, producing MATISDVARLSGLSVSTVSRVINNKPHVSEEKKRKVKEAMDALGYSPLQAARQMRGSGSGNIAVSIPSITNSFFAYLVDSIERTCRKYNYRTLITQTFGEKEREEEAMELVRMHHADGIILCAIENDWDKIRSYEQYGKVVVCNEYNEDTSISTVRARQYEGFYKATEYLIGKNYQKIAYCTGSRGVMHQPNGMNIDSDRYSGYIEALAAHGMTADPNLNFTRAKTMDDGRRILEEILKRENRPDAIIAGSDEVAAGILTEAINQGIKVPEDLAIVGVDDQPIASLLPIPLTTIRQPVQDEGMLAAKEIIRQLSEEPDDTVRKELELELVIRQSA